The Ailuropoda melanoleuca isolate Jingjing chromosome 4, ASM200744v2, whole genome shotgun sequence region GAATGTGtattgcattttgtcaaatgctttttctgcatctatcgaaatgatcatttttctcctttattttgtttacGGAGTTTGTTACAtcaattgaattttattttattttatttttaaagattttatttatttattcgacagagatagagacagccagcgagggagggaacacaagcagggggagtgggagaggaagaagtaggctcccagcagaggagcctgatgcggggctcgatcccataatgccgggatcacgtcctgagccgaaggcagacgcttaactgctgcgccacccaggcgcccctacatcaattgaattttaaatgttaaactaaCCATGCATTTCTGGTATAAACCCTGCTTGAttatgatgtattatcctttttatatggTGCTGGATTcgatttgctaatactttgtttcatttttataccCGTACTCATGAGAAAGATTGGTCTGCGATTTTCCTCTCTTGTAAGTGCCGTCTGGTTTGGATGTTAGGTCTTGGTTAATTTCAGTGCCTTTACAAGCATACacattttcaacataaaaataaatatactgtacacagtgttttgtattttgcttgttttttaccCCTTAATACTTATGAAGATTTTTCCGTGTAGAACATATtgatctagtttttttttttaacagctaaTTGGTATTCTGTGGTATGGGGGTGCcaaaaagtattaaaacaaaCCACTCTTAAaggacatttaaattatttctactctttcactattgatttttctgtttatagaaATAATGCTCATTTAGAAAACATTAGTAatacttagaaatataaataaaacaaaaaccactcaTATAGTCCTAAAGCCCTGAGATAATTAGTGTTGAACAGATATGTTTTACGCCTAATTGGAAACATATGGCTATAATACAAGTGGCCCTtgaattgtgtttttaaagaaaagtttttaaagaaaagaaaagttcaattcctccccttccccagtaGGGCAGAATGACTATAGtggggagattttattttatttagagggaggggtagagggaaggtgagagagtcgtaagtaggctctgtgctcagcgaggggCCCGATGTGGGCTGGGCCccatcttacgaccctgagatcaaggagtgagctgaaaccaagagttagacacttagccaactgtgccacccaggcagtccTATAGTCAGATTTTAAAAGCCTTGTTTCCCTTCCTGTAGAGAACGCACTCTGAGAAGAGTATATGTTCTGTACTAAGGGGAAGTACGGTGGGCAGGGTAAGAGTGTGGGTTCTGTGGGCCTGGATGTGAATGCCGACTCTGTTGCCTCCTTGCTGTATGACCCCAGCCATGTCACTTACCTTCCTACACCTCAGTGCGGTCCTCTGAGAGATGAGGATCACAATAGCATCTGTATCACAGGCTTGTAGTGAACATAAATGAGTCGATATACAGGGAGTGTTTCCCCAAAGGGCTCCGCACAGAAAAGCAATCTTCAGTAAATGAGAGACAGTGTAACACAGAGGTACGTAAGAGCCCAGGTTCTGGAgtcctgtgaccttgagcaagtcacataATCtctcctataaaatggggatgatgatggcaCCTACCTCTTCAggttgttacaaggattaaatgagttaatatttaaaaagcacttagAGCACAGTTAATGTTGTATAAGCCTTTATTAAGTAAATTACcctgtaaatgtatatatatccCACCAAACTCTATATTCTAGCTCTCTTACCCTGTTATCCTCCTCACCCCACTGCACTGTTTCACCGATCATCAATGTTGACAGCCTGGTTCTACTCCTCCCCCAGATCCTATCTAGCAAGCTGCCTCAGAGGGGCCAGTCCAACAGAGGTTTCCATGGATTCCTGCCTGAAGACATCAAAAAGGAGGCAGCCCGGGCTTCTAGGAAGGTTAGAATCCCCCACTATGGGGGCCTCGGGGTAGGCCTCTTCTCATACCTCTCTGATCGTccctatttctgttcttttccctaGCTGTTAGTTGAGAAGTCAAAGGACTCTTGGATTTCCCAACAGGTCCTTCTCTTAAGCTGCATGCTTCTCTGGGGTGTAGTATGAAGAGAGGGAGTAACATcctggggaaaaaattaattcagtGCTGCTTTAAGCTCAGCTTTGGGGTGCCCCCAGAGCTTTCAGGTCAactgaggaaaggaaatggaTATTGCTTCCTAGAATTTCCATTCCATACTGTGATGTGCCACAGAATGTCTGTTTGTCTTTCTTGGGGCCATGAGCACTGCCTGGGATCTCATTTGCAGATCTGCTTTGTGTGCAAGAAAAAGGGAGCTGCCATCAACTGCCAGAAGGATCAATGCGTCAGAAACTTCCATCTTCCTTGTGGCCAAGAAAGGGGTTGCCTTTCACAATTTTTTGGAGAGTACAAGTGAGTGATGAAGGGGAAAAGTTGTGGTGCCCTTTGCAAGTTGCTTGTGATTAGCCACTAATGAAATCAGAGTCCAGTTCTCACAGGCCTGTTTTGATTCACTGGTGAATCTGTCCTACCATCCAATAATGAGAAACAGTGTCTTGACTTGGCGATTTCACAGGGGTTACTTCTTGCTTCCCATCCACTTCTTAAATTACAAACAGCTGCTGTTCTTAGACAGCTGCTCAGGGCTAAGTGGAGCTTTCAGGAATGGGAGGCTGTGGAGATAGTCCCGGGAGTTTTGCTCAGTGGGGGAACAGCTGTGAGAAGGCATGTGGCTGTNtcccccccctgccccccccccccgtgagcATGGAGGTTCACTGGGCATTGGCCCGGGTGGCTGCCCTTCGTAGGCCGGGCAGCTGGAAGACTGCATCAGTGACAAACCAGAAATCGAGTCTGTTTACTCTGCCTCAGATCATTTTGTGGAAAACATCGCCCAACACAGGACATCCAacgggggaaggcaggggaggaaagCTGTGTCTTGTGTTGTGAAGACTTATCCCAAGCAAGTGTCGAAAACATCCAGAGTCCGTGTTGTAGTCAAACTATCTACCACCGCAAGTGCATACAGGTGGGGTTTTCTCCTCCCTGGGGACCTTCCACATTTTTCTCTAGTTCGGAGCACCCTAGGAACGCTCAGGCAGTCTTGGCTTCTGGGTGCCATCCTGGTGGCCTATGTGCAGGGCGGGTTCCAGACAGTCAGAGGAAAGTCAGCCCAGTCTCTGGTCGCCCCTGACCTGTGAGACCTCATCCAGGATAACATTTAGATTGAGCAAAATCCTCAGGATGGCTAGAGCAAACGAGCTTGAATGAGTCAAGTGGCCTCAAAATCAGCCTTGCTTCCTGGGATGGAAGGAAAGGGACCCTTGATTGGGTCCCCACTGCAGGCCCCACAGCCAGAGACAACAGCTGAGGCATTCCTGGGAGCTCTCTCAAATTGAGCTTGGTCTCTGGTCTGATGCCTGGATTTGCACCCCTCACACTAGCCCACCCATAGCCCTTTTATGGAAATCTCCAATCAAGCTCTCTTAGCAACATCCTCTTTGTGAGATGAGGGTTGGGGTGGAGAGAAGGTGATCAATGATGGTGTTTTTCTAAACACAACGCTCTTCCGTGTTTCTCTTACAGAAATATGCGCACACATCAGCCAAACACTTCTTCAAATGTCCACAGTGTAACAATCGAGaagagtttcctcaagaaatgcTAAGAATGGGAATTCATATTCCAGACAGGTAGTGGAAACTCTAAGGCAGGAATTGAGTCAGGGAGTGGGTTGCCTAGATTTCTAGAGAGGAGGTGAGTGTGAGGTTAGTTCAGAGAATGAAGAAGCAGCCCAGGCACTGGTATATGGTAAAGAaggaaggagtggagggagggctTGTCGGTTATCAAaagaaaaggaggtgggggggaaatGTGAGAATGGGGGTAGACATGTTCCTGAAAAGGGTGCTTGGGGATCAGAATTCCCTGGGGGTTGGTTCTTGAATTCCAGTGTGGAACTAAGAAACCCCATGTTCCACTCATCCTGCTTCAGCCCTCTCCTACTTCCAGGCCACTCAGCCCATCTTGTTTAAAGTACTCAGGCAACCCGTTGAGCTCTTTTGGTCTGCTAGCTTGAGTTCTCTCTAGTTCCTCCCAGGTAGACAAAGGTTTCACCACCAGTTATGTGCCCCTTActcattgtttcttttcccacTGCAGAGATGCTGCCTGGGAACTCGAGCCAGGGGCTTTCTCGGAGTTGTATCAGCGCTATCAacattgtgatgcccccatcTGTCTGTATGAAAAAGGCAGAGACAGCTTTGAGGAAGAAGGGTAGGGAAAGGCTCCTGGCTAGAAAGATCTCTCATTGGTGCCATCCTTGAGTTAGACCTTGGCACAGTCATCGGTAGCAAGAAACTCACTCTTGTCTGCAGACCTCAGGGCGAACTCAAGTTCCACACTTGTCCAGCCCAGGACTCACTCATGCACAGGTGGACAGGGTCCTGCAAGGTCTGCTCCTCCTTGTGCCCGGTGGAGCACCCTCGGGTCCATTCCTTTGCAAATCCACCTTTCAAGTATCTGTGCCTGAGCGCGGAGTCCGGGGATTGGCCCTCAGCCACAATGGGTCATGGGTAAAACGTTCAGTGAAAATTGCCTGAGAAGCCCTCAGCAAAGGCCTGGCCTGTAGCAAACATTGTGAGAGTGGTAGTTAGTATAATATTCGTCCCCACAACCCTCCCTTGGCTCTTCCCGCAGGAGGTGGCGCCTCATTCTGTGTGCGACATGCGGGTCCCACGGAACCCACAGGGACTGCTCCTCTCTTAGATCCAACAGTAAGAAGTGGGAATGTGAGGAGTGTGCACCTTCTGCTGAAGCCGCAGGTGGGACTGGGGGGATGGTCTGGTCTAAGAACTTGGGGGGAGGGCCTTCTGATgcctgggaaaggaggagggcaTGCCACTGGGTGGGGACTTGGAGTTGGCGCCTTTAGTTTGAGAAGGGAAGCAGCTAGGGAGGGGCTCGAGGACCTGAGCCTGGAGAGACGGAGGGCTGAGTCTTCCTCTCCACCTTTCTTTCACCACAGACTATCCGCCTGAAAACTCAGGTGACATCCCTTGTTGCAGCAACACCTTCCACCCCGGGGGGCATTTCTGCAGAGACAGCAGCCTGGAAGAGAATCCAGGCCCTTCTTGGGCTGATTGGCCAGGCCCTTCCTTATTAGAAAAGCCAGAGTCCTCTGGTGGCAGGAGGGGCCACTCCTGTCAGTCCAAGGGTGTCAAAATCACAAAGAGCTGCAAAAAATCCAAGTGACAGCTTCTGAGTTGTTGCTGCCAAGCATGTTTGGGTATGAAGCTGTGCCCCTCCACCGGGTTTGTGGGGGGAGCCTTTTGGGACTGTGAGACAAGGAAAGAGGGCCAGCAGGGAGAGTAGGAACCAAGGAAAGAGAAGTCCCAGGGGAGCGTGAGGACAGAGCAGAGTCCAGATGCCAACCTCGGAATGTGTTAGCGGTTATGAGAGCGCCTCTGCTCTTTCTGCCTGATCCCCAGAGAgccttctcttctcccaccctAATCTGCTTCTCATATGCCTCTTCTTACTTCACCCATGTTTGTTATTATGCAAATAAAGGTTTTCTCTCCATTGGTGTCTCCTTATAAATTCACTCCGGAATTTATCTAGAGTCCTGAGGAATCCGGAGGGTAgagtgagaaaatagaaaatgcacccttcttttttttttttgtttttattatattatgttagtcaccatacagtacacccctggtttttgatgtgaagttccacgattcattagttgcgtataacacccagtgcaccatgcaatacgtgccctccttactacccatcaccagtctatcccattcccccaccctcctcccctctgaagccctcagtttgttctcagagtccatagtctctcatgctcgttcccccttctgtttacccccctttcttcttccctttcttctcctactgatcttcctacttcttatgttccatagatgagagaaaccatatgattgtctttctctgcttgacttatttcacttagcattatctcctccagtgcccgtccatgttgcagcaaatgttgagaactcattctttctgatagctgagtaatattccattgtatatatggaccacagcttcttaatccagtcatctgttgaagggcatctcagctccttccacgatttagctattgtggatattgctgctatgaacattgggNaatgcagctatgaacattggggtgcatatggcccttctcttcactacgtctgtatctctggggtaaatacccagtagtgcaattgctggatcatagggtagctcaactgttaactttttaagggacttccacactgttttccagagtggctgtaccaacttgcattcccaccaacaatgtaggagggatcccctttctccacatgctctccagcaattgttgtttcttgccttgtcaattttgcataaggtggtatttcagtgtggttttgatttgaatttccctgatgcctaatgattttgaacattttttcatgtgtctgttagccatttgtatgtcttcattggaaaagtgtctattcacatcttctgcccattttatgatttatttgtttcttgtgtattgagtttgagaagttctttgtagatcttggatacctgtcttttctgtagtgtcatttgcaaatatattctcccattccgtgggctgcctcttagtttttttgactgtttccttggctgtgaaaaTGCACCCTTCTAATCTATGAAATTCAGTGAGTAAATGTAGAATTTTCAACTTCAAGCATAGACATGCTGCTTTGGAGGGAAGCAGTTTGCAAGGAAATTATAGGCGGGGACAGAGATTTCATCATTGCACAAATAAACACGGGCTCTCATCAGGGAGGTGAGCCAGCAAAGGAGGCCACCATGGCAAGGCTTGGGGGCCTGGACTCAAACAGGGCAGGGACTGCCCTGCTCACACTGGGTGGGAGGACTCCACTCACTCAGGCAGTGTGGCCTGCCGCATACCTGCGCTCAAAACCTCGCTGCCTGGTGGCTCGGGCAATTCCGTCTTGGGTAAGGCAACCATGCCAGGACAGTTGCATTAGGCAAGGCAGCTGGGATGGGAATCTGGCAGAAGGTCTTGGGAGAAACTGAACGGAACCTATctcacatttgtttgtttttaatgattctGTGGGATTTAGATTAGCAGGGGAAACTCAGGACCATTGCCAGATGCTCAGTGTTCAGGGTCTCACTGAGTCATTGTCACCAATGGCAGAGGACAGGGCTCTCGGTTCAAATGTTGCTGACCCCTGGAGACTTCCATCCTTGGTGTTTACGGTGATCACTTTCAGATTTGACCAGATTTGACTTGGAATCAcatggggtgtggggtggggtatTTGTGTCTTTTTGTTATTATCAAAGTATGTAGGCAAAGtcatacagaattttaaaagtcaagaagtacttaaaaaataataaagaaagacagtctcttgacTTACCCTTCCCTACCCTCAATCCCACTCCTTAAAGGCAACTATTGTccgttatttttttttaaagattttatttatttatttgacagagagatagccagagagagagggaacacaagcagggagagtgggaaaggaagaagcaggttcccagcggaggagcccaatgtgggactcgatcccagaacgccgggatcatgccctgagccgaaggcagacgcttaacgactgcgctacccaggcgcccctattgtccgttattttagccatttcttGATTCAGAAGTCTTAGATGTTACTGGCTTCCTATGATGTCATGTAAGATCTTGctcctttaaaaatttctcacTTTCATTCTATCTTTTATAATTGCATCACTGTTTTTATTGAATTAACCTTCAGTGATTACATTAGTGACCTTCAGTTTACTTGCTCTGACCATGTAAACGCCTATACCTCCGAGCCAAGCAGTACGCTGGGATTACTTTCCTCtcccctaattcttttttttttttttcctgaaatgaatATCTTCTCTCTTATGTACTTGCTCAGTTTGTTAGGTATCTATGGCTAATTCTTCCCAAACATGCCACATGACAGTTGCCTCAAAATACAATCTTCCTCATACGCCAAACATCAGATCACTATTAGCTGCACTTCTTTTCTGAAAGACCAGCCTCCTAGAGCATGCTCCTGAGCTggcttctctctgagcctcctgcaCACCTAACCCCCGAGGGCTGCCCACCGCtatgccttttctcttccttttctctcccaggaTTTTGATGACTCGGTGCTGTGCTTCCTAACTTGGGTTTCCAGGGACACATTGTCAGAGCTCTGCAAGGGACAAAGTTTTTAAATTGtggattttcatttcaaaaacaaatgatatttTACCTACCCAAGACTC contains the following coding sequences:
- the PHF7 gene encoding PHD finger protein 7 isoform X1 codes for the protein MKTIKEKKKERQRLRKSAKTRRVTQRKPSSGPVCRLCLQEPGDPEKLGEFLQKDNLSVHYFCLILSSKLPQRGQSNRGFHGFLPEDIKKEAARASRKICFVCKKKGAAINCQKDQCVRNFHLPCGQERGCLSQFFGEYKSFCGKHRPTQDIQRGKAGEESCVLCCEDLSQASVENIQSPCCSQTIYHRKCIQKYAHTSAKHFFKCPQCNNREEFPQEMLRMGIHIPDRDAAWELEPGAFSELYQRYQHCDAPICLYEKGRDSFEEEGRWRLILCATCGSHGTHRDCSSLRSNSKKWECEECAPSAEAADYPPENSGDIPCCSNTFHPGGHFCRDSSLEENPGPSWADWPGPSLLEKPESSGGRRGHSCQSKGVKITKSCKKSK
- the PHF7 gene encoding PHD finger protein 7 isoform X3 → MKTIKEKKKERQRLRKSAKTRRVTQRKPSSGPVCRLCLQEPGDPEKLGEFLQKDNLSVHYFCLILSSKLPQRGQSNRGFHGFLPEDIKKEAARASRKICFVCKKKGAAINCQKDQCVRNFHLPCGQERGCLSQFFGEYKSFCGKHRPTQDIQRGKAGEESCVLCCEDLSQASVENIQSPCCSQTIYHRKCIQKYAHTSAKHFFKCPQCNNREEFPQEMLRMGIHIPDRDAAWELEPGAFSELYQRYQHCDAPICLYEKGRDSFEEEGRWRLILCATCGSHGTHRDCSSLRSNSKKWECEECAPSAEAAGPHPGDHIALSRP
- the PHF7 gene encoding PHD finger protein 7 isoform X2, translating into MKTIKEKKKERQRLRKSAKTRRVTQRKPSSGPVCRLCLQEPGDPEKLGEFLQKDNLSVHYFCLILSSKLPQRGQSNRGFHGFLPEDIKKEAARASRKICFVCKKKGAAINCQKDQCVRNFHLPCGQERGCLSQFFGEYKSFCGKHRPTQDIQRGKAGEESCVLCCEDLSQASVENIQSPCCSQTIYHRKCIQKYAHTSAKHFFKCPQCNNREEFPQEMLRMGIHIPDRRWRLILCATCGSHGTHRDCSSLRSNSKKWECEECAPSAEAADYPPENSGDIPCCSNTFHPGGHFCRDSSLEENPGPSWADWPGPSLLEKPESSGGRRGHSCQSKGVKITKSCKKSK